Within the Cryptococcus neoformans var. neoformans B-3501A chromosome 1, whole genome shotgun sequence genome, the region ccctaaccccctaaccccctaaccctCAGTCGGGGAGGCGACAATAGCTGGTCATATGTTCTGTACGTTATTGGCCAACTGATCATACCTGAATCGAGCCGAACCGGGATTATCAAAGACGAACATGGTCGGGTCCTTGAACCAAACGAATCTCCGTCCGCTGGCgtgtttttcttttctcaaGTGGGCAAGTTACCCGGGGATTTATACAACGATAAGAGGCTATCCGCTGACTATAAATTGTGTTAGCTGATCCAGATCCGCAGTTGGCACAAACCGAtgtttccttttcctcagGTCCTGAAtatttctcttccatcaagGCTCCCAACCCCGAGGGGAGTATTTCCACCCGATCTGATTCCAAGAGGTCCAGCGTCAACCAGGTACGTGAATGTTTTCTTCTTTAGTGGTGGGGACCCTATGCTTGTCCCACAGAACTGCACTGAAGTGCCCTTTAGTCGAGATTTTATATTTCTCTTATTGCTCGAGATGGCACCTGTGTGGTCTCTGGCGCACATTGGGAATCGTGCACCGCTTCTCACATTGTTCCAGCCAGTCGGCCAGATGTATGTTCCTTGTACTTCGTCCCATCCGCGATTCAACTTCGCTACGAAACACCTTTGTGCGGCCATCACTGACTGCAGTCGGTAGATATATGACTGTTTCTACGGCGATGGAGGCGGTTTACCCATGTTTCGTCCCTCCGCTGGTCTCCTGCTTCGTGACGATTTGCATCACGCATTTGATCGCCTAATGTTCTCTTTTTACCAGAAGGTCAGTGATTAATAAGACCAGTGGGCCATAGATGACCCATCTATCGGTGTTTTCGGTATATTTCATCTCTATGATCAGTATAGGCTGACGCGGGACACGTAGGACGGCGTTTTATATGTTCACTGCTTCTCCATGGCTTTCCAAGGCGCGTCCGAATACCACGGAAAAGCAATTCCGCCCAATTGGTTTCGTGCAGCATCCCGTGACCTGCCGGATCCAGTGCTTGTCGAGTGGCATTACAGCCAATGCCTCAAAGCCCGGATTCGAGGCTTCTCCGTTGACATGCTGTGATGCATTGAAGACTGCTGCTGTGCGTAGGTTGGCCCTCGCAATTGAAAAAACTGGCAAGGTTAAACAAGTTCCGCCACTTAGACCTAAGCCTGCACGGCCTGAATATGCACAGTACGACCTGAGTTGCCTGTTTCTTCTGAATGGCTCGATATCTAATGTATGCATATCACGTCTACCCTGAAGCTGCAACGAATCCAAACCTATGGACATGAGGGCAAAAATCATAGTATGAATGTTGTGGGGTATATGGCACAGCACGGATCAATCTAATAAATATAAACACGGGCCAAATGGTTGCATCGCATTCTATCTACTTCAATGGCTCCGTCTTTTGTATATTAGCTGCTCTACGAGACGACTCATATTTCCCAGTACACAGGACCTCCTTCATTATGTCACCCTttgtcttcatccttgtcttcctcccatccttgttccttcctctcctgcAAAGGTCCTCCTAAAGAATAGCCTGTGCGTTTGGTGGACTTGCAATACCTCCAATAACATTCAACGGCATACTCGTAAAGAAGAACGTCCACCTCCTGATCTCCTCACATTTCTTCGCCAGCTCTGCGAGGTCAAAGAGTTCGCCAATAGGAAGACCCCAACCAGAAATAAAAACTTGATGTGCGGTAAGCTGCTGTGAGGGCCAGGCTTCGTATGATGGGCTGGAAGACGGGGAAGGGGGTTAACGAGAGCATTCAGTCTAGAAGGGAACACGGGACGTACCAATCAGCAACAACCGCAGCTATCCCTTTCTCCCAATGCCATTTCAAGATCTCCTTCCCATGCGCAACGCCGCAACTCCCATTaacttctctcttcctcaactgatccctcatctcctcgcTCAACTTCAATAACTCGTCCGTAAAACCGGTTCTTACAATGAGGATATCTCCCGGCTGGATGTTGACTTTTGACTCTTCGGCACAAGCAATGAGGATGTCGAGGGAAATGGTCGAAGATGCTGAAAAGGGTGATAAAGGAGGCAAGGAGTGACGCGAGAGGTAGAGGGGAATGTCAAGCAGGTGAGCGCAGGAGGTTATCGGTTTTTGGGCAAAGTCTACAGGGAGAAAGATGTCAGCTAAAGAAAGTGAAGATAAACAGTAGACCACAAAAATGGTAGATAAacagaagagggaaaggcgAATGGTAAAGATGATAGAAcggaaaaaagagaaaaggcgATGATAGCGGCGgacggaagagaggagggatggaGCGGGAACGAATAGAAGAACAAATGGAAAGGCAGAAATCAAAACAGAAGACACaacaaaagagaaggaacaTCAATGAAGAAcaaagaatgggaagaaagggcCAAAATTGGGtttcgaagaagaaatatttttaaaaaaagaaaatgtACTGTGGATACCAAGTTTGGTGATCGACGAATCGCTAGCTTCCTCCAGAGTCATACCATTATAGAACCTAGTGAATTGGCGGTGTCAGCCTTATAGATACGCACGAAATTTAGGTGGTGAAAATTACCTATATTGGCCTTCCTCAGGGAAATGTTGATATGGATAGTGCTTGAGCCCATCCCACTGTGTGGACGATTGGGTATTGAACGAaagttcgtcgtcgttTGAGTGACCGCTGCAAACGCTATCGAATTGCAATATATTTTAATGCTACTTGATGACATGTAAACAGTAGCATGATAAATCTGCTTACATTTTGCGTTCTAGACGCTTTCTGGAGGGATGAGCTGGGAAGAAGTTCATAGGCAAACTGGATATCGCAAAAAGGCTCGTTAGCCAGTAGCCCTTTTGATCGCATCaacattttttttttttttttttgctctCGCTGTCGTTTGATCCATTGTCAACATGCAAAATTAAAATGACCAACTGGCAGAAACCCTCATCAACCTAGGAGAAATACAGATCGCAAACATCATTCTTCCGCCACATCACTACCCTATAAGATCTAAGATCCTTCGACGTCATACTCAAGATGATTTGACCAACACCAAGGTCTCAAATTCCGCATCCCTCGAAAGTCATACGATCTCAACCATATAAACTCACTTGAGATTGATAGAGATTCCCTCTGTGATTGTATCGCGACCTCTCTTGACTGCTTCCTGGGTGATGAGGTGTAGACGACCGAGTTCGTCCTCCGAGCCGTACAAACCCCAGGCATTGTAAGGTGGACCCGATTTATCGATTGGGAGTGAGTCGAAGGGCGGAATAGCTGGGCTCATCTCAGGCAATATGGTGGGATTGCCAAATGGGTAAAATTAAATTGAGAAACCGAAAGGGGATAGACATGGGGAGATGCAGATATTATTGACGATATATCGGTGGACGAGGGCGCGAGGCGCAAGCCCCCCGGCCCAATTGCCGAGGGATGGATTCCACATCAAGTGGATTTCTTTCCTGACTTAACATTACGTACTAGCTTCGCCTCGGCCAACACAATTATTATTACACTCTACCGTTCTTCGCTTCTAATTCTGGTCATGAAACTGAGCCAGCGGCAAGTATAGCATGTCTTCAACTATAACAGTGACGCGCGGGTTTTACCGTTAGACGAGCTCATTAATTAGCCAATTCCGCTTATTAGTATATATAGGTAGGAGACGTTATTTTATTATTACAATCAATGAAATAGGTGGCATATTCTGCGAATCAATTTGCTTGTTTCAAAAATTGGGCATACTGGGCAATTTTTTTAATTCAAATTTGTTGATCTCTGGGTCTGCTGGTCTGTACTTTACATCTAATCATACCTCTAGTTGTGGATACAATACGATGGATACAAATGACTAGTCGAACGCGTAATAAACGCACGTTTGTTAATTGACGAATGGGAATTTCCGTAATAAGTTAAAGATTAGATTAGCGGTATCAAATTTGAAATAAGGATTTTTTGCCTCTAGACCTGTACCGAATTGCCGTTGTTGACTTTTCCGTTCTTCAGTTCATCTTTTCGCGTCACACAATCAATCATTTTTATATATATCAAGTTCCATATATTTACCTTTTAACTTCAACGATACTTCACACAGCGCGCCGATTAACAAATTATCCCAATCCAGCATCAACCGATGGTCAGGcaactcttcctcagcGACGCTGTCGCCGCCCTACACAAAACTGCCCATCCATGAATCCCTCTGAGAACTATCAAGCATGCCCAACTCCAGTACACAGACCGTGGTCGCCATAGACTACGCTCAAACACCTTCACGACATCTGCATTCCGACACCCATCAAATTCCCAATTCACGCCCCTCCCCAATTCTCACACACCACACACCTTCTGCCCGCATTGCGCAACCAGAATTCGCGGAGCTTTTGACACCTCTCAAGTTCCGAAGACGCAAGCTTCAA harbors:
- a CDS encoding hypothetical protein (Similar to gi|46120344|ref|XP_384995.1| hypothetical protein FG04819.1 [Gibberella zeae PH-1], FASTA scores: opt: 845, E(): 4.3e-51, (42.105% identity (70.279% similar) in 323 aa overlap (6-320:5-316))), coding for MSPAIPPFDSLPIDKSGPPYNAWGLYGSEDELGRLHLITQEAVKRGRDTITEGISINLNLPMNFFPAHPSRKRLERKIVCSGHSNDDELSFNTQSSTQWDGLKHYPYQHFPEEGQYRFYNGMTLEEASDSSITKLGIHNFAQKPITSCAHLLDIPLYLSRHSLPPLSPFSASSTISLDILIACAEESKVNIQPGDILIVRTGFTDELLKLSEEMRDQLRKREVNGSCGVAHGKEILKWHWEKGIAAVVADCPSYEAWPSQQLTAHQVFISGWGLPIGELFDLAELAKKCEEIRRWTFFFTSMPLNVIGGIASPPNAQAIL